Proteins found in one Mucilaginibacter gracilis genomic segment:
- a CDS encoding secondary thiamine-phosphate synthase enzyme YjbQ encodes MQMYQQGIQLRERKRGFHLITSEILQAMPHIGNIKTGMCQVFIQHTSASLSINENADPTVRKDFEMFFNKTIPENDPDYLHDDEGPDDMPAHLKAALLGCSVMIPIRNGRLALGTWQGIYLCEHRNYGGNRSLVITAWGD; translated from the coding sequence ATGCAAATGTACCAGCAAGGCATCCAACTGAGGGAGCGTAAAAGAGGGTTTCATCTTATCACGTCGGAAATTTTGCAGGCTATGCCGCACATCGGCAATATTAAAACGGGTATGTGCCAGGTGTTTATACAGCATACTTCGGCATCGTTAAGCATCAATGAAAATGCCGACCCTACAGTGCGTAAAGACTTTGAGATGTTTTTTAATAAAACAATTCCGGAAAACGACCCTGACTACCTGCACGACGATGAAGGCCCCGACGATATGCCCGCGCATTTAAAAGCTGCACTTCTTGGCTGCTCGGTAATGATACCTATACGCAACGGCAGGCTGGCATTGGGCACCTGGCAGGGTATATACCTGTGTGAGCACCGCAATTATGGCGGCAACAGAAGCCTGGTGATTACGGCCTGGGGGGATTGA
- a CDS encoding NCS2 family permease, with product MEQLFQLKKNNTTILTEVIAGASSFLATAYIIVVNPAILSQAGMPFAAVLTATILVSFFSSLMMGLYANNPILVAPGMGLNAFFTFTVVLGMKVPWQTALGAVFWAGIVFLLLSIFNIRTHIVKAIPKQLRYAITAGIGLFITLIGFTSAKFIIANPATIIGIGALKPALITFLAGFFVMAVLLIRKVKGAILFGILFTTLAAYPIGRFWGGADAIVTWKGAFALPDFSLLFKLDLVNSLKWSFLPVIFAFVFTDMFDSLSTFIGLAEAANLLDEHGEPQNVKQSLLTDAVSTTLASLVGSSPGTAYIESAVGIGSGGRTGLTAVVGALLFLPFLFMAPLLSVVPAIATAPALVLVGVFMLQAVTKINWTVLDDAIPAFLALVLIPFTYSITQGIIWGFLSFTIIKVFCGKSSEISIALWVMDAFAIAALILA from the coding sequence ATGGAGCAGCTTTTTCAGCTAAAAAAAAATAACACCACCATCTTAACCGAAGTTATAGCCGGGGCATCGTCATTTTTGGCAACGGCATACATTATAGTAGTTAACCCCGCCATTTTAAGCCAGGCCGGTATGCCCTTTGCCGCCGTACTAACTGCCACCATACTGGTATCGTTTTTCAGCAGTTTAATGATGGGGCTTTACGCCAACAACCCCATACTGGTAGCACCAGGTATGGGCCTTAACGCGTTTTTTACCTTCACCGTAGTTTTGGGCATGAAAGTGCCCTGGCAAACCGCACTTGGCGCAGTTTTTTGGGCGGGTATTGTATTTTTGCTGTTATCAATATTTAACATCCGCACACATATTGTAAAAGCAATCCCTAAGCAGTTACGCTATGCCATAACTGCCGGCATAGGTTTATTTATAACCCTTATAGGTTTTACCAGTGCCAAATTTATTATAGCCAACCCGGCAACCATTATAGGCATTGGTGCTTTAAAACCGGCATTAATAACCTTTTTAGCAGGTTTTTTTGTGATGGCTGTTTTACTTATCCGCAAGGTTAAGGGAGCCATATTGTTTGGCATATTGTTTACAACGTTGGCGGCCTATCCAATCGGAAGGTTTTGGGGAGGTGCCGATGCCATAGTAACCTGGAAAGGAGCCTTCGCTTTGCCCGATTTTAGTTTACTCTTTAAGCTCGATCTGGTAAATTCGCTCAAATGGTCGTTCCTGCCCGTTATATTTGCTTTCGTTTTCACGGATATGTTTGATAGCCTGTCAACCTTTATCGGCCTGGCCGAGGCCGCCAACCTGCTCGACGAGCATGGCGAACCCCAAAACGTAAAGCAATCCCTTTTAACCGATGCCGTTTCAACAACGTTGGCAAGTTTGGTAGGCTCAAGCCCCGGCACGGCCTATATCGAATCGGCTGTGGGCATAGGCAGTGGAGGCCGCACAGGTTTAACCGCCGTGGTTGGTGCCCTGCTGTTTTTGCCTTTCCTGTTTATGGCACCGCTGCTATCGGTAGTTCCGGCAATTGCCACGGCCCCCGCTTTGGTATTAGTTGGCGTGTTTATGCTCCAGGCAGTAACCAAAATTAACTGGACTGTGTTAGACGATGCCATTCCCGCCTTTCTGGCCCTGGTGTTAATTCCTTTCACCTATTCTATAACCCAGGGTATCATCTGGGGATTTTTAAGCTTTACCATAATCAAGGTATTTTGCGGTAAAAGCAGCGAAATTAGTATTGCCCTTTGGGTAATGGATGCTTTTGCTATAGCCGCCCTCATATTAGCATAA
- a CDS encoding 5'-methylthioadenosine/adenosylhomocysteine nucleosidase encodes MKKFIVLALFALTFTRLANAQEPVKNTTGILGAFGAEVSLIHSLIQDAKELTIQNIKFTEGTLNGHHVVLAQTGMGKVNAAITTTLMLDHFAPSQVLFTGIAGGVDPDLSPGDLVIGSKLAYHDYGSITPDGMLRRATQSAVTQMPNPEYFPCSANLITLAQQVSSNIQFQNVGRAGRSPKVVTGVIVTGDVFVSSNTATQQLWANMHAEATEMEGAAVAQACWQQKVPFLVIRSLSDSASNNAHDDVAAFYQTAAHNSATLVMAIVGKIK; translated from the coding sequence ATGAAGAAATTTATAGTCCTCGCCCTATTCGCCCTAACCTTTACTCGCCTTGCAAACGCGCAGGAGCCCGTTAAAAACACAACCGGCATTTTAGGGGCGTTTGGTGCCGAAGTGTCGCTCATCCATTCACTCATTCAGGATGCTAAAGAGCTTACCATCCAAAACATAAAATTTACCGAAGGCACCCTTAACGGTCATCATGTGGTACTGGCGCAGACCGGCATGGGCAAAGTAAACGCAGCCATAACAACCACGCTCATGCTCGATCATTTTGCGCCGTCACAGGTATTATTTACCGGCATAGCCGGTGGGGTTGACCCCGATCTTTCGCCCGGCGACCTGGTGATAGGCAGCAAACTCGCCTATCACGATTATGGCTCCATCACTCCCGATGGGATGCTGCGACGTGCAACCCAAAGTGCCGTTACCCAAATGCCCAACCCCGAATACTTTCCTTGTTCGGCAAACCTGATAACGCTGGCGCAGCAGGTAAGCAGCAATATCCAGTTTCAAAATGTGGGCCGCGCGGGCCGTTCGCCCAAAGTGGTTACCGGTGTAATTGTTACCGGCGATGTATTTGTATCATCAAACACGGCAACCCAACAACTTTGGGCCAATATGCATGCCGAAGCTACCGAAATGGAAGGCGCAGCCGTGGCCCAGGCCTGCTGGCAGCAAAAGGTGCCATTTTTGGTTATCCGTAGCCTTAGTGATAGTGCCAGTAACAATGCTCACGATGATGTTGCCGCCTTTTACCAAACGGCTGCGCATAACTCGGCAACACTGGTAATGGCCATTGTTGGTAAAATAAAATAG
- a CDS encoding Lrp/AsnC family transcriptional regulator, with amino-acid sequence MDLSHANHSNGSLDELDFSILMLLQEDGRMSFTVMAEKLGVSISNIRTRVGKLIDDKTIQIVGRVNPEKVGFHAYAHIKISVRPANLIESVAHKVMEFPEVSFLASTSGDFDLEVDVMCRDNSHLVEVVNERIARIEGVYQTKTDMYFKVLKLAQPDLSGLR; translated from the coding sequence ATGGATCTATCACACGCTAACCACAGTAACGGTTCACTCGACGAACTCGACTTTTCAATTTTAATGTTATTGCAGGAAGATGGCCGAATGTCGTTCACCGTAATGGCCGAAAAGTTAGGCGTTTCCATCAGTAACATCCGTACCCGCGTTGGCAAACTCATCGATGATAAAACCATCCAGATAGTTGGCCGCGTAAACCCCGAAAAGGTTGGCTTCCACGCTTACGCCCACATCAAAATATCAGTACGCCCGGCTAACCTCATCGAGAGCGTTGCCCACAAGGTAATGGAATTTCCCGAAGTAAGCTTCCTGGCCAGTACCTCCGGCGATTTTGACCTCGAAGTTGACGTTATGTGCCGCGACAACAGCCACCTGGTAGAAGTAGTGAACGAACGCATAGCCCGCATTGAAGGCGTATACCAAACCAAAACCGACATGTACTTTAAAGTACTCAAACTGGCCCAGCCCGATTTAAGCGGGTTAAGATAA